gaccaggtgacctatcacctggacaagggagaagagattgatatcttatatcttgacttcaaaaaagccttcgatctggtatcccatgatcacctcttagtgaAACTGcccagttgtggccttgggtccaccatgatccgctctctggaaaattggctccgtggtcgaacttagagggtggtaattgacggaagtcaatcgtcatggtgccctgtgaccagtggggtctcccaaggctctgttcttggacccatattgttcaacatcttcattaatgatgtggacattggagtcagaagcggactggccaagttctccgatgacaccaaactttggggaaaagcatatacacctgaagacaggagggcgatccaggctgacctggacaggctcagcaaatgggcggacaagaacctgatggcattcaacactgaaaaatgcaaggttctccaccttgggaggaaaaacccacagcatccttataggctcggcagtgctgtacTGGCTAgtactgtggaagaaagagacttgggggtcatcattgaccacaagatgaacatgagccttcaatgtgatgctgcagctagtaaagcgaccaaaacactggcttgcaaatcccgggacgtcattctcccgttgtattcggccttagtgaggccgcagctggagtactgcatccagttttgggctccacaattcaacaaggatgtggagaagcttgagaaggtgcagaggagagccatgcgcatgatcagaggtcaggaaaacagaccttatgatgacaggctgagagctatggggctctttagcctggaaaagcgcaggctcaggggtgatctgatggccacctataactttatcggggtgaccaccagtatctgggggaatgttagttcaccagagcaccccaagggatgacgaggttgaatggttataaactattgtaagaccatttcaggctggacataaggaagaatttctttactgttcgagcccccaaggtctggaatagcctaccatcggaggtggttcaagcacctacattgaacaccttcaggaaaAAAtgggatgcttatcttgctgggatcgtatgaccccagctgacttcctgcccttcgggaggggggatggacttgatgatcttctgaggttccttccagccctaatgtctatgaactctatgaaatctattctgTAACAGAGAACCTCTggatttttctttctgtattcatTCACAAAGGTTCATGCTCTGAACCCCCAGACTCCTTCAGGAGAGGTCTGGTCCAAGTGTGGCTACAGAAATCACAGCAGTGCTACTCCTGCCTTTCTGTTACATGGAACAACTGAATTTGTGGAACACATAATACAAGCCTCAGTAACATATTCAACAGGATCTCCAGATTTTGTGGCACATTTCAGGACTACTGCAAAGCTGAAGGACCAAGCATCCTGCCCATTTAAGAGATTAAGAAACTCCACCTTCCTGACCTACTTTTAACTTTGGAAAGTCCAGAAGCTTAAATTGGCAAAAATTGGCCTTAGGACACATGCCAGGATTTCCTTTTTCTTGGTGGATTGCATAATTTTGGAAACTCCAAGTTTCACaacaatttgggtttttttgaaagtTGGCTACTTTCATCTTACAAATAAAACAGATGACAATAAAGGGATTATTCTGCAGTGTAAAATGTGAAATTAGTTTCTCTTTCATTCAAGGCTGAATTTATCCATGAACATAACCAAAGGATTatgggtgaaatcctgactcAGTTGAAGTCCATAGGAATTTGTCACCGGCTTCAAGAAGACAAAGGATTTCAAACTAGGGCCTGGACAAGCATTTGTTTCCCTCTTTAATTTTGATTATAGTAAGTGGGTGTgactacacattcattaatgcaccttagatactacgcatttaatttagtacttccttaataaagtactaactaagtACACAGTATCTAGAGTTACTGCACGGTAGTGCCAGCACACGGTTATTTGGtgaggtttactgtgcattacCTAATAACACAGCACAATAGGCTATTAGtgtggtttttgctgtgacacgctactatgtagtgttattaggctaatgaacAGTAAGCCTCTTATGTAGACGCGTCCAGTGAGACTGGAATCTGTGCATCTCCCACGCACTGAGATGAGACTATCCCCTGAAAGTTGGGTTATCAGTAACAgaactgtccaacttctaagcagttGGGGACTGCACACCCACCAGCTGTATGCcccatgggctgcagcagcatgagctgctagcccaggggtgggcaaaatatggcccgcggactggatgcagcccatgagggcattctatctggcctgcagggtgcctaaaaaatgtagaaaattaatatttatctgccttggttcctgtaaaaaatgacaggaaccaggggcagtaggacccagaggaagcccagtgggctcccagaacagcagggcctgcccaacctcacccccccccaccccccaactggaagccccagcaggggcttctggcctgggaccatgaggctgccccagcatgggaagctcaggtaagggaggatgcaggggagggcagggaaggagcccagggaaaagtggcccgggGAAAAGATGAGCGCAGGggaaaaagcggcccctcacctgccccgtggctggcgccccccgctgcagctgctcacagcccacatggggctgcctgtgcctgctccagacagccccaagtgggctgcgagtggctgcagcgcagggcgccAGCCACAGGGCGGGTGAGGGGGcacttttccccccacactcagcacccgCTTGTAAGccgccccgctgccagcctgggccctgtgctggctcttGGCTCGCCTGTTGGGGCTAcacatggcggcagcagctgtggcccccaccaCTTGCTACGCTGgacagtgtttgccactgccacctgtgcctgctcaggacagccccgcacaggctgcgagtggctgaagcagggagcgctggccacagggcaggtgaggggccgcttttcccccctgtgctcagcaccagctccttccctgccaaggagcagggggttggggctgtgcgctgccccctgcctgtactgcggggctgagggagcactgggagtgagtgggcagggagcacggggcctCCACTGGCGTCCCGGGGTGAGTGCCAGCGGGGCCAagagcaaggtggcaggagcgtggggtcccagccagcaggggctctgtgaagccgggccagctcccccctctccctgctggtgcagcccagcccggctccacagagccctgccagcttgtgcaccgctttgggccccactggtgctggccctgggacattggtcccaagacattgggacattggtcccaagatggtgaccaggtggcggggcacctgtcaaggggtggggctactcattcggcccttgacagcttgccaaaactgggcaagcggccctctgcccaaaataattgcttgcccctatGCTAGCCCCTCAAACCAAACGCTGCATGGGTGCTCCCCCTGCTGCAACATGTATGCAGATGACCCCTGCTCCACTGTGCACACAAGTGCCCCATCCTCACTCAGCTCCCTAGCTATGGGCTGCATCTGACAACATGGGCTCCCTCAGCACCattggggtaggggcaggaagtggaagacaGACTAAGGAGGAGGAGCTCAgcagctgttgcagctggagtgaTGTGGAGGTGAGTGGTAGCTGGGTGGGAGTCTGGAGGCTTCAGCATAACCCCTTGCTGGCTGCACATGGCTCATGGGCTGTCAGTTGGAGAGGTCTAAACTATAGCACATAGATAGGTCTTCTTCATAAAAATAAACGTGacttcttatttaaaaaacatatGGGATGACTGGCAAAGCTGGTAGTATGCCTTTTAGGAAGCATGGTACCAAGGGCAAAAGGAACACCTAATGATACAGCAACCCgcacttagtgctcttaattggttccagaaaaactgaGCGCTAAGCCAAACTGCGTTAAGCAAAACCCATTTTCCCATAGGGTTTAATGtaataaatataattggttccTGCGCTCCTGCCGGCGCTGGGCCTGCTGCTCCTAGCAAGGCACTGCGTGGGCTCTGCCAGGTAGGGCATCGGCTCCTCCCGGCCTCATTGTTCCATAGCCATGATGGCCCCTGCCGGCCACCAGTGCACCTGTGCATGGCCTCagccaccctgcctgcagggcctGAGTTGGGGACCCACCCGCCAGGGAATAATAGCGAGCAGTGGGGCTCTGGCAGGTGAGTGCATGACCTGAGTGGAACGGATcatgggctgcagcccagggatggggggctctgtgggcttggcttcactgtgggctggggcggGGGACACTGCACACATGTCCTTGAGCACTGGCTCGCACTGGctcaggccccacactcctgccagccccggCCTCAGGACCTGTGCTCCTGCCGCCTTGTTGGCTCTGGGCGCAGGCCCGGGCCCCACGCTCATGGCCCCACCCCCGCCGCCCCTTCTTGCCGCCACTGCCGCTCCTGCCTGTccgttggctgctccagcaccatgtgccagaGTGGACCCCGGGCTAttaccaccctgccctgggccgcaccggcccaggctccatgcttatgctgcccagccctctgcccaccccttctcacccccacttctccccacccgcTCCAACACCGTGTGCCAGAGCAGactctgggctcctgccaccccaccctgggccccactgGCTGCCACCCACCGCTTCAATTGATGCTGCTACCACCCCCACTGGCACCACTGTTTCCCCTGCTGAGTGTTACAATGAAACCGCTGAGTGCCAAGTGAAACCAGGTAGGTATTTTTAATGAGAGCTATAGCGCAACTGCGGTGAGCGAAActgcattaagcaggggttgacTGTATGCAGCTGTGAGTCCTTTATGTATATACAATAAAATCCCTGTTACCAGAACACTCTATTAACCAGCCGGCTGGCCGGACGCAGGTGGCGGGGTTGGGGGAAGCTCGCATGCCgtggctgctgttgccacccaccaccctgtgctgtctCTGCTCTGTGTGCGGCTGCAACCCCCCGCTCCACCTGTGGCTGCTgtcaccgccccctcccccaccgctccGCGTCCAGCTGAAAACCGCCAGCCTTGGGTactcaggtaactggcatttttagatgcctggcacccccccattccccacttgtgccagataacagggattttactgtattcaTTTATCTTAAGGTACAATAGGATCAGACAGAGGAAATGGGATTTGAATTCTCAAACTAGAGGTAACATTCACTATTTACATATTGTGGTTTCAGGACCCATAAATGCCATCACCCTTCTGCCTTTAAACAAGACAGAGCCTGTTTCTCAGAAACTTTGCTATACTGCATTACTAAGTTTTAGTCTGAAGGTAGTCTGCCCCACTCTCAACTTGCTGTCCATGAGCAGGATAAAATTGTAGACCATAAGGTTTTGACTGTAAAATTGTTAAACCAAGGCTGAAAATACAGTTTTTACATGTGTGTCTCTCCTCCTCACTTCTCAGCTAAGTGCTCTGAAGGCAGCTGGCTTTGTCATAGAGAGGTTTCTGGTTTTTGAGTGGATTTCATCACTTTACTAAGTTTTCTGAACTGCACATGATAGTGCTGACCTATGTACCAGATCTAGTGCATATTCACGCAGAATGaacataggctaggtacagacagacaTTTGACATGCTCCAAACCTAGGAATGCTTCAAATTTAGAGCTGTGCAAATACACATACCTCTTCAAGTGCTAAGTAGGAATCTGACAGGGAAGGACTTCCACAAAGGCTGGTGGAGCAGTGAGAGGGCCAAAACTGGGGTGAGGAGCAAAGACAACATAGCTTAGGTCGATTGCCTTTGCAGGCCAGAGCACTAAGCTGGACTGGCGTGTGCTACTCATGTAGGGCTCCTTTGCAACACTTTCCCAATCGCACTTATGTTACCAAACTCTGTACCTGTAAATAATGCATGGATATTTTAcaagaaaatgtatttatataaCCCAAAAAACTTCAGGGGGCAAAGTGTCACTTGCAGCAGCAGACTTTTACTGGAATCCTTCTCAGTAAAATGAACAGGGATTTTAAGTGCCATCTTCCCTACTCTGATTAGGAAGTACAACCTGTGTTTGCTTTAGCTCGATCTAACTCCTAGTGATAAGGCTGTCTTTTTTACCAGATGGTAAATATAACTTGTGGAGGACACTGAGCTACGGGAAGAGTTGTTAATTCCAATATTTTGAAGAATTTTTATTAACTATTCACATAGCTGCACAAAGCTTAGATCTTGTCTTTGATCTTAATGCTACTTTGGAAGTTGGTTGCCAGTAAGGCAAATTTAAGCTTCTTCCTGAGAAGTCaagatgaaaataaaaaaggcagcTGAAATTTTCCAAGCTTCAAAATGTTGATAAAATTGTCTTGAAATCTGATGGAAGAAAAGTGATGAGATTTGCATTAAGATTTTTCCAACATGGCATCCCATTTTGACCAGCTGAATAAGGAGACCAAATGATGACTAGAGACCTACTCAAATTGCAACTGTGTGGATTTTATGGAAATCATGAAATCAGGAGACCTCCACAAAATCCACAGGAAACCCTGCCCCATAATGATTTAGGTCTGGCAGTGAATAACAACAACTATGAATGAGGAAGACCTTTAATGATAGCACAGCACCAGGTTGCTCCAGCacagaccatgtggctgcccccaTCTTGatttccccttgctccccaggGATCATGTTCAAATTCCTCACCTGATAAGATGTTCCCTTGTAAGGGACTGTTTCCAAAGTCTAACCCTTAACACTACACCCCAACCCGCCCCAAAAACTTAGTAAAAATACAATCCTGGCTCCCCAATGGGGAGTGGGTAAGATGCTGGGAGAAACATGTTTCATCAGCAGCTGCTTGGTCTGGATCAGACTGCTGTACAGCTGCTCAGGTCTCCTGAGCCCAAGcctgagccagggctggagtgggggaagagagagtgCACTGGAAGATGGTGTGGCAGGCAGAGaatggggagctggaggagaaacagctcCGGAGGGAGAAGCAGCTTTGGAGGGAGTGGAGCCGGCTGCCAGCCAGCAGCAAACCTCTGAAAAGCTCCAAGTAAGCTGGAGACACTGGCAGCAGGCCCGTGGCAAGAAGAAGCAGTGGGAGCTGGATGGAAACTTGGCTAGGGATAAGCCGGTTACAGGACGGGTGGAAGCATCCCAGCTAAGGTCCTGTATTTTCCTTTGCTTCTTTGGACAGGTGGAGGGAGAGCCCGGCAAGATGCCAGAGAGACAGAGCCTGCACACAAGCGTGTGTAAAACCCAGATGTGTCAGGACAGAACTGAGCTGAAGCGCCCAAGGATAGAGCCATCACATCCAtgtgaggccagcacagctgggagtttttcttttaaacagaagTGCCTTTATTACAGGGAGACAGGCCAGATACGACCATGAGCCCATACAATGTCAGAGAATGAGTCTGCCCCTAAAGATCTTGGGTGTGATGGATTCATTAACGTTAGGGTGGCGCATGgctgggatgtaggggaggttggagccccagaagatGGGATAAGCCCGGCGCACCAGCAGTAAGTTACCTGAGGAATTAAACGCTTCCCAATTAAAATATCCGATAAGACCAAGTCGTGGTAGGGAAAAATTGTGTAGCCCCTTGGTGCTACTAAGCTCTGATGAACTTGAATCCCAATAGCACAGTCAGGTCAGGCACAGGGCTGCTGGGTCCTGAGGCCCTGTCACGTGCTGAGCTGACATacctccttgagttgggtagagCCCTCATTATCACAGACTTGATAATTTGGACATGATTTTTGAGTATTCACTTCCTATTAAAATTATAGATAAGAATTGAATCAATTTGGCATTTatgaattttaattaaatttatgCCAGAGAAAAATCTAACTTAGTAAGATTACTCATTTCACtaataattacatttttcatgcagTATCTATCTTACACTTTTTATAGGAAAAGGTAGTGGTGGTCTGGATCTAACAGTAAATGTTGTAATTTTGTCATGTACTAGGCATTAGTTGATAATTGTCAGACCTTTGGCTCTGTATAGAGAGATATTTTGGAACTTCATCAATTCAAGCTAAAAAAACCTCAAGGACAGGTAGCGCAACTTCCAGTGTTGAATTCCTGGAGGAAGCAATATTTACTGGCCTCTGATGAGCAAATAATAAATTATGTTTATTTAGTCAGGTTTCTGTAAATGATTGGGTGTTGGCTTTTTGAGATAAGAATTGCTATAAATGTGTCATAGTCTAGTCATCTCAGAAAGCCTCCAGGAAGAACTCCATTTCTCAGAGACTAGCAACACAACAACAGTAAGTCTCATTCTAAATGGAAGCTTTCTATATAAAAATGTTGCCTTATCATTTATTAAAGCTCCTATAAGAGGCCATTGAAGTATTGAGCATAGGCTAAAAAAACCCCTCAACTTACACATGTCTGACCTCCAGGTGAGTGCTGGGAGCACTTGGGTTTGTCAGAGAGGACAATTCCCCTTTCTAAGCAGAAATCATAACTTTTTTTGTGTCTTCACAATTGTGGGTAGTGCTACCAATTCATGCATATGCTCCACAGCAGTTACATGAAAGGTGAATATGCTGCCTTGGAGCCTTAAACAGTTGACCAGGTTTGGGTTAAAtattctccctcttcctctcacTGTTTCTGTCTCTCATAATCCTGATGCAGCCTGAGTGAACCATGAAGTTCTGTACCTTCATGATATTGTTTTCCCTGGTCCTGTGTGCCACTGCTGACAACTGGTTCTCTGATGCTGGAAGATTCATAGCAGATGCTTTTCAAGGTAAGCTTTTACTAATTATGTTGTTCAACAAAACTGTCCTTGAAAGAAAGGTTGCGGGAAGTGGGTTTGAGAGCAAGGAACTGAATTCACTAGGATGTTAGTGCTCTTCTACTATGATCTTGGGTGTCCTTTCAAAGTGGACTTAACTTCAAATTGGGAAGGTACATCATAATCACTCTTAAGTATTTCTTCATAAGAAGATACATGAAAAgttttgcttttgtcttttaAATGTGAAGGTTTGGTTAAGATCCTGTATTTTGATCCACAAGGCTAGACACATATGGCAATCTGTTGACCTTAATGGGATTTCAGGCACATGGATGCCTGAACCTGCATGGGTCAAATTCTATTCGCATGCAGATCTTTGAGAAAGACAAAAGAGTTCAAGacaaaaatgttccttttctctctccctgttcgtttctttttttctcctcattTCCTTTAGTCtctgtttattatttattctaaGAAATCATTTAATGCTAAATTATTATTTGAGCTGGGGCTCTGGGTATAGTCtagggcagtgattttcaacGTATCTGCCATAGTGGGCTacacttgcagctctcagtgTGTGATGTGGGCcacacccacacaacttactttctgtgtatccattttaaaatgttataacaGGATGTCACACAGGCCTcagcagtgtgctgattgggacacatgtggcctgtgggccatgggttgagaaccactgatctagggcaTGTGTCCTGTGGCTCTCAGCCATATGAAGATTTTGGCTTGTGGCTACAAAGGATAGGAAGCTGGGCCACTCCCTAATTTACGGGTCTGGACCCTATATTTGTAATGGCTTATGAATCAAAACATAATAAGCACTTTTCCATCAGGAAAGATTAAGTCAACCTTTAAAAGGATATTTATGCACTTCATTGAACAAGGTATCATTTTAACTCTTTCACTTCCATGCAGAACGTATTGTTAGGCCCAGTGAAATTTGGGATCATTCTTACCCAAGTGtgtcttttttgttttagttCAGTTCTCAGAAAACTCTATACCAATTTccataaagaaataaatacattacTATTGAGCTTGCTGAATAAGTTCAGAAGGTTTCCTAAATCTCTCCAGAAAATATTTCTAGGGTCAGAATAGTTAGGCCCTAATCCAACACAGTACTGAGCACTGTCACTTGTTAGGATGCTGAGTTGAGGACATTCAGTACCTTGCAAAACTGTGCGCTTTGATCCTGCCTTATGAAAGCACTTTAGGATATGTTTAAATGCACCCTTGCTTTGGCAAGCTATTCATCATATGCTTAAGTCACCATTAGCCTTCACTACTCCAAAAATTCCTTCCCAGGCATATGAatcgaaggtctgggtggccctcatgcatacaccatgatccaggaggatgaAAGACCTCTTGGCTGACAGTACTTCCTAGGCCGTCCTTTGACTATAGGCTGACATCTCTGTAACTGGACTCACCACAGCCTTGTGCTGATGAGGTTCTTATAAGGAAGACAGGAAAAAACCCAACATAAAGTACTGCCAGATCGGCTTCCACTGAGATGCACTCATAGCTGTGTTCCTCATTACATTGTGCTCTATAGGCttggcagcttcctgctgcactCTTGCTGCCTTATTAGTGACCCTTTATTGGGTCTCCACCCCCTCAGCCACAATCCTAGGCCTCCATGCCACCAATTGCTTTGCAGCCTGACTCGACCCTAAACTTCTGCCCCTCCACAGAAGCCTCTCCATGTTCGGGCCTCCTGCCACccatctctccctctccttttcacTCTTTTGGCCTTGAGGCTGTGTTACTTCCCCACCTTGTTCAGTGGACTCTGTGGTTCCCTTCCCCGCACTTCCCCATGGGGTACCTGCCTTGCTGGGTGCAGCCTCCTCCGGCCGTGCTCCATGCTCCTCCCTGCTTTGTCACTGGGCTTGGCAGCCTTTCCGGGACACTCTCTTGGGGCTTTGCCTCAGTGTGCCTCTTTTGGGGTGTGCAAACACCCATGCTTCCCTTTTGGGCTGTGCCCGGCTTCCTGGCTCTAGCCTGCGCTTCCCCGTGGTGTTTCCACACTGCCCGATGCTCTTTCCTCTGTCTCCCTTCTGGTATGCTCTGTTCCCGGGCCCCACCCTTCTCTTCTTCTGatctgcaggctcaggctgctcCTGAACCGGTGCACCTGAGCCTGCCGTCCCAGCATTTCCCCACTTGCCGTGGAGCCTGGGGAAGATGGGGAAAGCCCCCATTGGCTGTATCTTCCCCTCTCACAAACATATTATAAGGATGTGTGACAACTGGAttccaaaacaggtcctatactcccagaTCACCTCTGATCCTCTACAGGTGGGacaaagaagagattcaaggacactttgaaggccaatctgaagaaatgcgaTCTTAACGTTAATACCTgagagactcaagcactgaatcattcTCAGTAGTACCATGATGTACAAGATATCAATCACTCTGAGATAAGTCACCTTACTAGGGCTATGAATAGATGAGGACACAGAGGGAAAGtgctgtgacctgacatcacaAGGATCTAGTCCTTCCTtccagaactatttgccatgtctacAATCAAACGTGCAGATCTTGTattggcctcctcagtcatccATGGACTCGCTAATAACTTCCGTACTTCccggaagactgtcatccttatATCAAGGGAGTGTCAATAGCTAGGTTCATATGGATGGAATCAAGTATCTAATTTAATCTCAAGAAGCAACTCACAATAGGCTCTGATTCCATTTATTGTCTCCTGTTCATCATTTTACTCCTTGCTTCCAAGCTGTGTAACATATCTAATTTTAAGTTGATAATCTATCAACTCTACCTATTGTCGTAAGgcagttttgttttcttaacaAAGCATGGTAAAAAAGATGAGCTTATATTAATTTCAGTTTCAGATGTTTACAATGTATGCATAAAAGTTCTcaactctgtccaaattcatctCCATAGGACCAATTAAACCAAATCACCACAGGAATTAATTTAGTGCAACACGGAAATTCCCCAGTATAGACATTCTTGACCTCATTTTAGCTTCTCCATCCCTGAGGAATTCCTGAAAAATAATGCAGAGTTTTGTGGATAAAGCAGAGGTTTATGGATATTTTTTTCAATAGGTGTCAACCTCCATTTAGACAATGGCATAGATTGGAGACTCAAAAGAATGATGTTTGTAATTTGGATGCATATCTTTACTCTGTTCTCCTAGTAACCTTGAGGAGAATGCTTTGAGAAATCTCTGAGGGTTTACTGTACCTAAAAGAGTCCTCAAATATATAATATATCTGAGTCTATTGATGCTATATGGTATTTTGAGATCCTTCTCAAGAAGCCCTCATTCATCTCCTCCTCCAGAGATGTCATCTGATAGAAGCCTTATTTAGTAGAAATGTTCAAGAATCTTTAAATCTATTTCTTCCTAAAGGGCATATTGGGTGTATGAGTCCTTCTGTCTTCTGTACGAGCACTATATTTGTACGCCCCAGTAGTAATGTGGCTGGAATGTTTTTGGATGGAGCAAAATAATCTTAAAGTTTTGTTCTACATGTGCAGCATTTACATAATTCTCTCCCCCTTATCCAGGTGCTAGGGATATGTACCAAGCATACAGTGATATGCGTGAGGCAAATTGGAAAGATTCAGATAAATATTTCCATGCTCGTGGGAATTACGATGCTGCTAAAAGAGGTCCTGGTGGTGCTTGGGCAGCGGAAGTTATCAGGTAAAGAATGCTAATTGGTATATGAGAATACAGTTGGTAAGGAGTTGGGCAATCCAATGAGGCTGATGTGCATCCTGATTCATACATTTTTATTAAGCTTTTGGAGAAAAGaaatttttatttaatagcttAACTAGCCAAATTTGATGACAAAGACTGGGGCCATGCTTGAGTTTTCAAAGCAGCTTTCTGTGCTTGCCAGTTATGAGCTGACAAATTTAATGCATTCTCAGATCAGATTACAGGTCCATGTAGAAACAGGGTGACATGTTCACGACAGTGCATTTAGTCTTTCTGGTCCCTGGTGTTAAACTGTTATGGTTGAATGTGAAGCCTATAATGTTAAGAACTTAAGAACAGGTAGAATTTAATGAAGGGAAATTGTCTGAAAGCTTTTTAAATACAGTTGTGTTTCTGGGATGGTGTTAAGTAATAAAATAGGATTCCAGACTAGTGTTAAAGGATTGACATGACACCTGGTTCGATAAATGACAGAAAAGCTTTATTTACTCCAAGTATTCCAGGTTAAATGagccccaaacaaaacaaagtccAGCATTTAGCTGTAAAGTGATAATTTCTCACCAGTGCAGGCTAAAGAGAGATGGTTTGTTTCTTATCAGCTTCTCCAGGTGCAGATCTGCTCACCTCCGAGAACAGCTGGGCTCAGTAGCAGTTTGTTTCAGAGAGATTTCTCATTTCTGAAGCACGCCCTGTTAGCCCTCTTATTCCTCTTCATAGACCCTTTagctcagcatcttcaaagcgctgtagttgtgtaaatcaagagattGCCAAATAGTAACTGACAGGAAAATGCTGTTAATCAAATTGATCATTATTGACGTCAGAAAGTCCTAATTTGAATGAATGACCTTCCtcagtgacaagaggttatccatttctaCTAAGTTTGGAAagtatcaagaaactgattatcAACCAGGAAAAAACACAAGGTTTTTGAGGAGTCATCCTTGGAAGACCAATGGAACcactaaggaaaacaaaaataaattaggagGAAGCAGCAAAACAagagtaaatcaggaggagacatctatcacatatggagaatgactcttcctgcacataaacacaagttaattgtaaaataaatgtttaccATACTAAATA
This genomic window from Alligator mississippiensis isolate rAllMis1 chromosome 2, rAllMis1, whole genome shotgun sequence contains:
- the LOC102560075 gene encoding serum amyloid A-5 protein isoform X1, encoding MKFCTFMILFSLVLCATADNWFSDAGRFIADAFQGARDMYQAYSDMREANWKDSDKYFHARGNYDAAKRGPGGAWAAEVISDARENWQGSVSGRGAEDTLADQEANLWGRSGGDPNRYRPEGLPEKY